The genomic window TGTCTCCCTGGCCGAGGGACCTCAGCCTGCAGGAGAGTGGCACAGGCCGTGGAGAAGGAAGATAGGTGGGGGGTAGGAAAGCAaatatccctggttactgggtgttctgtctcctgctgcaggctctgtgaagttgccttactgtactccctgtctgctgttctTGGTAGCTGaggggtccaagatggcaaatccatgccgtgttagctgataggggacttcCATTCAGTAgctctcctctttctctgttctctgtcagtttcttattccatttggtgcttggttcagtcatttatcccttcatttgatgcgtagggttccaggattgatatttatatctattttacttagtttttcaggtctttgctgtggaggaacgGTGTGGTAGTTCTGTCTATaccaccatgttggctctgccctcctcatgttctgattattaatggatgtttgcagctgtttcttctcattttgagtcggctgtcagcaaatgaagttcccgaaagcttgactccatccatgtcattaaggtcaactctactttgaggaggaagctcttccccagtcatatttttagtgccttccaacacgAAGGGCTCATTTTCCACCACTGTAGCAGACAACgttctcctgctattcataaggttttcactggctgttcttttcagaagtagactgccaggtctttcttcctagtcttagtctggaactcaGTTGaaaccatgggtgatcctgctggtacttgaataccggtggcataacttccagcatcacagcaacatgcaagcccccacaatatgacaaattgacagcGGGTTTCTGCaggtggaaatccaattttcccagcactatttattgaagagacttttccttccccattgaatggacttagtgCCCATGTAAAAAATCAGATGACCACAGATGTGtcggtttatttctggactctcagttctattcctttGGTTTATGTCTATTTGGTTTATGTCCACCACTACCAGGCTGGTTTGATTACTCTGTgtaacatgttttaaaatcaggaagtgagtgttctcctactttgctcttctctttcaacattgtgtTACCTATTTGGAACCTACTGCcattccacataaagtagatgatTGCTTTTTCTATTTCggtaaagaaggctgttgtaatttttttaaattttttattgtgctttaattgaaagtttacaaatcaagtcagtctctcatacaaaaatttatatacacattgctatgtactcctagttgctctccccctaatgagtcagcacactccttctctccaccctgtattccctgtgtccattcagccagcttctgtccccctctgccttatcATCTCTCCTCCcaacaggagctacccacatagtctcatgtgtctacttgagccaagaagctcactcctcaccagtatcattttctatcttacagtccagtccaatcagctgttggaattttgatctggATTGTGTCGAATCTAtgtatcactttgggtagtactgacatcttggcaatattaagtcttccagtccatgaacatggaaaATCTTTCCACTTTTTGAAGcaatctttaatctctttcagcagtgttttatagttttctttgtgtaagtccttcacatccctgttcagatttattcttaggtattttattctattagatgctgttgtaaatggaattacttccctaatttttatttcagatTTCACATTGGTGCTAtgtagaaacccaactgatttgtttgttgaccttgtaccctgaaaatttgctaaattcctctattagttcTAGAATTTTTCTTGTAGACTCTCTGagattttctgtatataggatcatgtcatctgtgaatatagATAATtacacttcttcttttccaatcatGATAACTTTTCTTACTTTTACTTGtcctattgctctggctaggacttctgatacaatattgaataggagtggtgatagcGGTCACCCTTCTCTTGTTCCTGATTTTGAAGGGAAAACTTATTTATGTTTTATCTGTTTCCGCTAGTAGGATGTCAAGTCCACAAGGGTAGGGCCCTTTGTCTCTCATGTTTATGGCTCCACCTCTAGTGTCTAGGCACAGGGTTGGCTCTCAATGAAGAAATTCAAGTGAAGAAATAAACAACAGTCGTATGTGTCAGTTTAattattatctatattttaaagcCATAAAATATGCTAAGACTTACATACAGCTTATTTTACCTAAGTCcccgggtggtgtaaatggttaacgtgctcggctgcccGGAGCAGTCtcagaagtcctggtgatctacttcagaaaaatcagccattaaaaacccatgtagcatggttctactctgacacaggagAGGCTTGGCTGGTGGTGCATCTTGCAAGAAGAGCTGCAGAAGTGGGGAATGGTGACAGGTGGCAGGTGGCTCTTAAGCCTGAGAATGAGGGAGTTGCTCCTGGCAGGGCAAGGTCCATGGGGGTCCTTCCTCTAGGAATCACAGCTCCCCCCGTCTCCTTGGGCACCCCCCAGTCTCCCTTATCAGCTTCACTGGTGGTCAGCCAGGACCCAAATCATCTGGGTCCGGCCTGCGGGGCTTGGGACAGAGTCCTGTCCCCCTAGGCCCTTCTGTCAAGAGGAAGTGATTGTGAACTTCGGCCCTGCCAGGCTCTTATCAGAGCCCATAAAACCTGCCCAAACTTTTGTTGGCAAAGGGTGAGACCAGGAGGGTTGGGCAGGACTGCAGGAGTGGTCAGGACAGGTGGGCAGTAGAAGTTGGTGAAAGCAGGTGGAGCCAGAACTGGGGGCTCTTGACTCTTCCCAGAAAAGCAAAAGGACCTACACTGATCATGTGCCCACTGCATGCCTCTGCCATGTACATTATACTGTACATACAGTGGCTTAGAACCCTAACTCCAGAGCCAGAGGTTCTGAGTTCAAATTCTGCCTCTGGCTCTTCCTGGCTGTGGGATCTTCAGAAGGTGCCTTaacctcaatttccccatctgtaaagtggaggtaATAATAGCATGAGCCTTATAGAGTCCTTGTAAGCACCAGGTAAAATAATAAACTCCTTGCAACAGAACTTAGCATACAGAGGGCACTGAAATCAATGCTTACTCTCTTCTCCTCAAGGTGCCCCTGGCTGAtacaaagggttaagcactcagttactaaccaaaaggctggcagttcaaacccactcagaggtgtctcagaggaaaggcctggcgatcggcTTCTTAaatgtcacagccatgaaaaccccgaGGAGCTGTTCCACGTGGCACACATGCGGTGTCCGTGACTCAGAGTCTGCCTGGGAACAACTGTTGGCTCCTGTGCTCATTGCAAACACACAAATCCAGGAGTATATGTCGATAAGGAAACCTGGAGCTGAAAGAATGGTGCAGCTGGCCCAAGACGGGATGTCTATGAAGGGAGCCCAGAATCAAACCCCATGCTGACTTCAGGCCCGGAGCCCATCTGCTGTGCAGTGAGAGGGTGTCAGGCGGGGAAGGACACCCCCCCCAGGGGCAGACAGCAGACCATCTGGAGCCTCCCAGCCCAGGGGGAGCCCTGCGACCCGTGATCGCTCCACGCCCCCACACTATCGGCCCGCGCCTGCCCACCCTAGCTCCTGACGGTCATCACCTACGTGGCACCCATTCCACTGGTCGGACCTctgtccccagccttcagcacaACCGTGCTCCTTGGAGCCCCAGGTGCATCTCGGCCCCTCTCTGCCTATCCTCTCTCCCCAGCAAGGTCACCAGGTTCTTTACATGGGTTTATTGCTCATGGGGCAAACACAAGGCCTTGTGCTCGAGGAAATCCGTGTTGTGAAGTTACACACTGGGAGGAGGCACCAAGGCGGGACAGAGCTAGACCAGGGCACGCGGGCTCTCAGAGCTTGGAGAAGGTGACGCTTTTCAGATCCTTCTTCTCCATCGCGGCCTGGACAGACTTCAGGACGTCATCGGTCTGCAGCATGCTCATGTTCCAGTTGTGCTGCAGAAGGAGGGCCATGGCAACAGACGACGCAGGGCAAGGTTAGCGCTGGGCCAACGAGAAACGGGGCAGCCAGCAGCCCACCAATCAGGACACGGCCTGCGCAGCTGCTGCGCTCTGACTGGCCGCTCTGGGACGGGAGGCGGGCTGGGATTGGCTGGAAGGAGGTGCTCACCGCGAACTCGAGGCCGGCAGCCACCGGGTGGTCGCGGGCGTAGACCAGGTTGACCTTCGTGCCCTGCACCGCCAGGGGGCTCTTGCTGGAAATCTCGGCTGCCAGCGTGAAGGCCGCGTCGAGCGTGGCCTCCTTGTCTGGGAACACCCGGCTGCGGAGGAAAGGGAACCGGGATCGGGCGGCGGGGCGGGGCTTCCTCACCTTCCGTCCTCCCGCCCGCAGGGAGGAAGGGGCCCGTCCCAGCGGACGGCGAAGCCCCGCCGTAAAGCGGGCCGATCGGAGCAGGCAGCGGACCCCGATCCAGGAACGCGCGGGCCGAGGAGTCCTGGGGGCGGGCCGCCCCGCGCCCCCGGCCTCGGCCCTACCTGACCAGCCCGCTGCTCAGGGCCTCGTCAGCCATCATCCTGCGGGCGGTGAAGGCCAGCTCGTTGACCAGGCTGCAAGAGGGGCGGGACGTCAGGGACGGCCGTCTCCCCGGGTCGGGGGCGCCCTGCggtcctcttctctcctgcccCTCTCACCTCTGGCTCCCGATGACCCGGGGCAGACGCTGCAGGGTTCCCACGTCGGCTGCCAGACCGGTGTCCACCTCCTGGGGGCAGTCATTTGGTTTTCATTGACCGCTGGGGTTGACCCCAGCTCAGCCAGGAAGGGGGTCGTGCCCCATTTCCCAGCTCAGGGGGTCCCCAGACACCCCATTCCATTCCCATTTACAGACATTGACTGGGCAGAGTCCTTCAGTCTAGAATACAGCCCACCCTTcaactccctctgccctctccatTGTTTGGGGTCAGCCAAGCCTATCTCCGGGGCGGGGAGTGGGGAAGCCTTCCTAACTGCCCATCTGACCCTGTGTCGCTGCACTGAGCTCTCCCCAGCACTGAGCCATCAGCAGCTCCAGCCTCCAGCACGTGCAGGCCTCATTCCACCTCCTATTCACTACTGACCTCACCAGGACCACCTACTCTTGCTCCCTCCCATGGCCAAGCCTTTTtccttgtggattttttttttttttgtactttagatggtttacagagcaaaccaatttctcactaaacaattaatacacatattgttttgttacattggttgccaaccccacagcatgtcaactctcccttctcaactttgggttccccattaacCAGTTCTCCTGTttcctcctaccttctcatccttgcccctgggctggtgtgtccatttagtcttgttttgttttatgggccagtccaatcttcggctgaagggtgaacctcaggagtgacttctttactgagctaaaagagtatctgggggccatactcttaggatttctccagtctctgtcagaccagtaggcatggacttcttttgtgagttagaattttgttctacatttttttccacctctgtccaggaccctctattgtgctctctgtcagaccagtcagtggtgatagccggacaccatctattTGTACTAGACTCAGTGTGATGGAGGACGTGGTAGTTGttgtccattagccctttggactaatcttacccttgtgtctttggttttcttcattattccttactccaaaaccaaaaccaaacccactgccgtcgagtcgattccgactcatggcgaccctataggacagagtagaactgccccgtagactttctaaggagtgcctggcggatttgaactgccgacctcttggttagcagccacagcacttaaccactacaccaccagggtttcctcccttgctccagacagggtgaaacCAGTGCAGTATTTTAGATGGTcattcacaagtttttaagaccccagacgctaatTACCAAAGTATgattagaatgttttctttataatctatgtTGCACCAATTGAGTTACATGTGCTCCAAGAAGACGGTCCtcccagccctcaacccagcacttcagcccctcagggagtttggatgtatctatagagcttccatgaccttgccttggatgagctgtgctggcttccccagtattgtgtaccgtcttacccttaccaaagttaccacttgtctattgtctatttagtgtctttccctcccatcccacctctccctcataaccatcaaagattggttCTCTTTgtttgtaaactttttcatgagtttttatagtggtggtctcatacaatatttgttcttttttgattgattgatttcactcagcataatgccctccagattcaaccaAGTTGTGAGAtactttgcagattcatcgtttTCCGTTATAGTTGCACAGTATtgcactgtgtgtatgtaccatagcttgtttatccatgTATCTACTgacgggcacctaggttgtttccatgtttttgctattgtgaacaatgctgcaatgaacatgggtgtgcatatgtctacttgtgtgacggttttcatttctctagccAAACCTACGTTTTAGGGTTCAGTTTTGACTAACTCTTCCCAGAAGCCCTCAGGCTCCTCTAGGCCCTCCTGCCCCACTCATTGCCCAGATTTAAAGGTGGAGTGAGGAGAGGGTAGGCACCTGAGTAGCTGAAGCTCAGGGAAGCATGGCTCACCTTCACCTGGAAGAACGCATCCTGGGCACAGTACCGGATGTCACAGGCGGTGATGAGGTCCACACCTGGAAGAGAGAGGTTAGGACACTAAACACCCCAAGGACAACCCCTGCATCTGGGATGTGGGCTTGAATCTGGGGATCAGGTCTAAGCAGCCACACCTCTGAGGCTGTAGGTCACTGGCTGAGGCTGAAGGCCAGCAGCCAAAGGGGCCAGCCAGAGTGAACACCCTGGGTAGGGGTGCAGACTTACCTGCACCGATGCAGCCCCCATGGATGGCTGCGATGACAGGCTTGGGGCACTGGAAGGGTGCAGTAGGGTCAGGGCCAGCTAGGAGAGGTGGGCAGTGGGGACACCCTGCCAGCCCCAGAGTCACCTTCTCGATGACGCTGAAAGTTTCCTGGTGTTTGCTGAGGAGGTTACGCATGTACCAGCTTATGCGGGCCACATCATCTCCTTGGGGCTGAAGGAGCACTGAAGCCATGTCCATGAGATCAATACCTGGTGGGGGTCGTGAGGGTTCACTCAGCCTCCCAGGCCCCACCCAGAGGACAGAGCCCAGGCACAGCAGGTTAGAACCCCCAAACCACTACAGTAGACAGACAACCAGatgaataagaaaatatattttgtcaGGTAGTGCAAAGtgcaaaagagaaattaaagaaaggttggcagttgaaacccatccagaggcgcccaggaagaaaggtctgatgacctgCTTCCGAACTGTCACATCCGTGAAACCcttgtggagcacggttctactctgactcaatggcagtttttttttgttttggctatGTAGAAATCACTTATTGTGTGTCAAGTAATTGCATGAAAGCATGTCACTATCagagtaaaacctgtgagagctagaacccagtgggactgccttgtttttccaggtctggcAAGTCTGTCTTAGCACGGACTTTACCCTCATTTACAACTAACCCACTAAAGAGGAAATCTGACACTCTTTGGAGTTATATAATACAATCCAGAGTCTCCACAACATGGAATTCCCAATACAATGgggatgcagtcttaccacttgtctatggctctctattagtggaaaatatttgacttttccttctctgacaggtttccaccttatacaggtTCCGGCTCTCAGAGGTTTTACCCTAGAACAcactttacagatgcagaaaccaAGACTCAGAGGTTAAGtgccttgcccaagatcacagatCCAGAAAGGAAACCCAGACATCAGGGTCCATGGCCCGGACACGTTCTGGTGGGCTAAATTCTGTATCTGAATGTTTTAAATTAGGCCTtttataaaaaatgataaaagtgGCAGTTAGAAGCTGCTTAAAACCCTACTTCAGAAGGTCTGCTCTACGTCCAGGAGCGGGAGAGACTGGTGGGGGTGGGTGTGAAAAGTACACTTGGTACCTGAAGTAAACATTTTTCCTTCACCAGAGATCACCACAGTGCGACAGTCAGCATCCTCGGATATCTTGTTGAAACATTCCACCATCTCGCTGTGGAGAAGCAGGGAGAAAAGGGCTGTGTCTGAGGCAGGAATCCTCTACCCTCACACCCATCTACCCACTGCATTCCACCTCTACCcagcccctcagcctctgcctccTCCTGCAGGCAGGACTCCAGGATACACAGGTCAGACCTCCAGAAGGCCTTGTTCATGGCATTCCTCTTCTCAGGTCGGTTTATCTGCACATGCAGAATGTGTCCTGGACCGGATGTCACCCGAAGAGACTGATAGCTGTGGCCTGGCGCCTCGACGGGGGCTGCTCGGGAGGCCTCATCTTGTGCAGGGGAGCTCAAGGGGTgacagctacatgtgagacctGGCTGGGTGGGGGCCAAAAGCcctgggaagagaaagaaagagtgcTGACCCCAAAGACCTCCGAACACTCCGGACTGAGAGACCGGCTCTTCCAAGACCCAGAATGGAGACACAGCACCTTCAAGACCAGAGGGGACACTTCTCAGGGCCCCCAGATGGGGACCACAGGCCACTCAGAGGCCTCGTTTAGGAAGACTCAGCCCTCAAGATTAGGGGTGCCTCCCTCGGCAGTGGCCTCAGTTTGAGAACCACCTCAGACCCTTGATCGTGGGATTAGAATACCGCGCCATCATCGACACCAGACAGGCCCctagaatttgggagaaattcaGATCGGAGCGCACGGACCCCGGAGCCCGTGACCCCGGACAGGCGCCTTCCGTCCTATGGTCGCGACGACAGCGCGACATCCGCGCCGAGCCCCCGGAAGTCAAGAGGCGACTCACGCCGCAGCATCAGACCCCGGAGTCCGCGAGAAGCCGCCGCCAACGGCACCGCCACCGCCATGCCCACGGAGTGGCGAACCTAAAAGACCGGACTAAGCCAAGGAGGGCAGGCCCGGAAGACCGCCATGTTGAGTGAGGGCATCGAAGCCACAGACTGGCCAGCGAGCATGCCTTTCTGCCCGCCATCTCTACTAAGGGCAACCGGAAATTGCGTTCTTAGTTCTTCTGCTGGCCGGGCTTGGAAAAATTGCAGAGGTAGGAAGAGGCGTGGAAATGGGAATTTTGGCCCCGGAAGTTATAAACGGTCTTAGGAGTGTAACCTACTGTCCGGTAACGTTTCTGTATGAAGCTGATCACAGCGCTGTTTCAGAATGGCGCAGAAGGTAGACACAGCCTTTATGTCCAGGGAGGGTATTAACTGCAGCGCTGGAAGTTTGTGATAATGTTGTATTCCgtgttaactaaaaaaaaaaaaaaagaagaagaacatcCAGCACTATGAGCTTACCCACGTAACGGGATCAAAGTACAGACGGGCAGCGCTGAACACTGACTGTACCGTGCAGAGCTAAATGTATGTATCCAGTCTGTCTGAATTTCCACAACACCAGGAAGCGTCCAGAGGAAACTTTTCAGAGTGAAAGTTACTAGTTCAAGGTCGCTGGGAGTGCAGTTCAAAttctccttgaaaatcctacacggcagttccactctgtcgtatagggtggcCGTGTGTTGAAATCCattcaacggcagcgggtttggtttttgtttgggggcttCAGTATTGCTGAAATAGGGATTTATGTGGCTCTAAAGTCCATGTTCTTAAAATGTTTGTTAGAAAGAAAGTCACTTTGAAAAACAGCAGCGTATAGTAAGTGCTGTAAAACTGCTTAGGAATGAATGTCAAGGAAGATGTTCACTAAGGCAGTAAACACATGTGTCTCTGGTCAGATGGGACTGAAGGATGTATCTTTCTTTTTGAACACGTCTTCTCTGCTTTTGCAGAGGCTGCCTATCCATCAACAGAGGACTGTTTatttacaaaatgaaaaaatgaaagcaCTATGCTGATACTGAGTGAGAAAAGTTAAGATACAGAACATTGTGTATAACCACGTGGTGTAAAATAGATGGTCGTACATGGCTGTAAAAGAGCCCTAGCTGCACAACacttaagcactaggctgctaaccaaaacgtgtaggtttgaacccatccagacaCTTAGTGGGAGAAAAGcctagtgacctgcttctgtaaagataacccattgccattgagtcgttttgactcatagagaccctataggacagagtgccgtagaactgccccatagagtttccaagactgttctctttgtgaaagcagacAGCGACGTATTTCTTCTGCGGAACATttgatgggtttgaatcaccaaacttttggttctcagctgagtgcttaaccactgcaccaccaggcttttgtccataaagattacagcctagaaagctctatggggcagttgcactTTGTCACGTGGGGCTGACTCAAAATTGACTTAGCACCCGGCAACACATGGATGTATGTGTATGGAACACAGTATGTATGTAGACTGTGTGAGGAGACTCAAAACATTGCTAATAATGAATGGAACTGGGTGCAGGGAGACAGAATAGGGAAACTCACTCTTTACCCACTTTATCCATTGCCGTTAAGTTGGTTCcaagtagaacggccccatagggttcccaaggaacagctgggggattcgaactgatgacctcttggttaacagacatagctcttaacctctgcaccagcAGGGGTCTCTGTagcttaaaaaagcaaaaaacaaatccTACTTGATTTCGTTTTTGGCTGGAAGACAACTGCGGTTTCTGCTTGTTAGAGGCTGTTTGAAACTTTCCCTGGTGAAGCAGTTTGTCCATCTGATAGATGATGCCATGTGACTTCTGTAGATGTTAACCATGTGAGTTTAACATCACAGTAAATTTCCAAAGACTGGATTCTTTCTCAAGCCCACATGCGGTAATCAAGTCACTGCACCTGAGACCTGCTTGCTCTGAGGCAGCCTCTTCTCTCCAGTAGGAGCCAAGGTTCTCAAACCAGGCTTCTTGAAGGCTAGGACCTGCACTCCCAACTCTAAACCGTCTTCAAAAGTTCATGtctagaggcagggccaagatggtggaatagacaagACACTTCTGGGGAGCCCTATTACAACAAAGACcggaaaaaccaagtaaaacgattgtatttatgacaagctaggagctaaaagagacttatataagtggaaaaacataccttgctcatggataggaagacttaacattgtaaaaatgtctattctaccaaaagcgatctatagatacaatgcaattccgatccaaattccaacagcattgtttaatgagatgga from Loxodonta africana isolate mLoxAfr1 chromosome 11, mLoxAfr1.hap2, whole genome shotgun sequence includes these protein-coding regions:
- the LOC100656730 gene encoding delta(3,5)-Delta(2,4)-dienoyl-CoA isomerase, mitochondrial-like isoform X1 codes for the protein MAVAVPLAAASRGLRGLMLRRLLAPTQPGLTCSCHPLSSPAQDEASRAAPVEAPGHSYQSLRVTSGPGHILHVQINRPEKRNAMNKAFWSEMVECFNKISEDADCRTVVISGEGKMFTSGIDLMDMASVLLQPQGDDVARISWYMRNLLSKHQETFSVIEKVTLGLAGCPHCPPLLAGPDPTAPFQCPKPVIAAIHGGCIGAGVDLITACDIRYCAQDAFFQVKEVDTGLAADVGTLQRLPRVIGSQSLVNELAFTARRMMADEALSSGLVSRVFPDKEATLDAAFTLAAEISSKSPLAVQGTKVNLVYARDHPVAAGLEFAHNWNMSMLQTDDVLKSVQAAMEKKDLKSVTFSKL
- the LOC100656730 gene encoding delta(3,5)-Delta(2,4)-dienoyl-CoA isomerase, mitochondrial-like isoform X2, translating into MAVAVPLAAASRGLRGLMLRRLLAPTQPGLTCSCHPLSSPAQDEASRAAPVEAPGHSYQSLRVTSGPGHILHVQINRPEKRNAMNKAFWSEMVECFNKISEDADCRTVVISGEGKMFTSGIDLMDMASVLLQPQGDDVARISWYMRNLLSKHQETFSVIEKCPKPVIAAIHGGCIGAGVDLITACDIRYCAQDAFFQVKEVDTGLAADVGTLQRLPRVIGSQSLVNELAFTARRMMADEALSSGLVSRVFPDKEATLDAAFTLAAEISSKSPLAVQGTKVNLVYARDHPVAAGLEFAHNWNMSMLQTDDVLKSVQAAMEKKDLKSVTFSKL